Part of the Coccinella septempunctata chromosome 3, icCocSept1.1, whole genome shotgun sequence genome is shown below.
CGTACCTATCATCTTCACAAAGACGAGCCGATATCAGAGAACGTATTTGAATAACTTAATTTATTAACTGCATTACCGTCGTTTTAAGTCGTCCTAGATACATACTACTACAACACGCAATATTATTTACGTTCGTAGTAAATATCTCAAGAGCCTTGTCATTGAGAACTTCCTCACAGATAACTACGGGGTTCGCTGAAGAAATGTTAAGTAAAGTCAGCTTAAATGCACCTCGAACAACGCTGTTCCATATAACAATTTTTATTCATTCCAAATTATGAATCGAAACCTACCAAAAACCAGGGACACATTTCTACACGCTATTCTTTTGAGATGAATATGGATATTACGTTAAGCTATTGTTCAATTGGACGTAAAACTATGCTGAAGATCTGGTCTTGATGTATGCAGAACACATAACTATAGCGTTTAGCAAAATAGATCTATGGAATATTTAAGAATAGCATTAAATTTGCATCATACCATTTGGGAAATTTGAGGTTCTACGTTTGAAACAAGGAAAGTTCCAGTAAATGACACAAATGATTTCATTCAGATCCTCAGAACTCATAAAACGTGATTTATAAAGTGCTACACCAAATAAGGACcttaaattttaatgaaagaagTGCTATGCAGCTATGACAAAATTTATTCCTACATATTGGATTGCCATCATTCTGTCTAAAAGGTTAAAACAAGGCTTGGAAGTTTTGAGAAAACTCTTGGTGTTCTGTTGTTTTTTTCAGAATGAAGAATTGTTAGTCTTCGATAAATTTCCACATGATTGAAAATGCAAAATAGAACATTTTGTTATAACTCTCTGAAATAAATAATCTTGACAACACAACAGAAATTCCACCTTCATATTAATTGAGTACTCAGTTTTGATCTTTCCAAAAAACCTTTATTGTCTTAGAGCTCTAAAAAGAACCCGAGACAATTTTGTCTTCTGAAGCATCGAGCTCCCATAAGTATTTTTTAAATAACAAGAGCTTCGAGTACTTATATCGAGAAAAAGTTTACAGATTGTGCTTGTGACATCGAAGAGTACTCGCTAGTGGTAATATTCAATATTCACAAATGATGGTGAAGATGATAATATATTTTCGATAAGGGAGTATCTACTGCAATAAATCTCCATACAAGATGTACAAGATCTAATGATGAGATCAAGTCTAGAAATAAGTACTTCATTGTGCGGAACAAATGATAagaattatttctattattttctattgataatTTTGGCGACTCCCCAACTCCAGTGTTGATAATTTTCTCCATGCCACCTGTACATCTGTATATCTGGTTACTTTATGGAGTCTTGCTCAAGATGTGACTCCTATTTTAGCCATATATCAGCCCACCTGTGAGAACTGTTTTAAAACTAAACGGAATTCGTGCTTAGAGGCAAGAACGAACAATTCGAAATAGGGTCAATACTTTTCAATGTGGCCGTTTAATGTTTGTTCAAGTAATTAAAGGAAAACCTTAGCATTTGAGAACTTTGTCGGTGTTGACTTTCAACAAAACTCGTGTTTGTGTGCCGATGTTAATTGACAATAGAGGTTTTCTTTTTCAGCAGGGATTTCTTGCAGGTGTTGAAACGACGATGTTCTGGTTGATTTCTAGTTTTATGGTTATTCGTCAACGGGATCAAATTCGTTTTGAGAACAATCATGATGACTCACACCCTGGAGTTTCAGAGATAAAAAGAAAATGGATTTGCTAGCTTGAAGATGTcggaattttcaaacagaatatccgtctgttccgatattcctgaacagtactgccAGTATTTCAGAGAGGATGcttattggcccagtcgttcgagttctattgttattcgattgcgggccagtaaaaccagcaatatcggaacaggccctatgTTTCATGAATAATTGTGCTTTCTTCACTATATTACgaggataaattgaaaaattcttagcctactatagaaccaaacaaaatttcaatgtcaacatattctcctcttaattggatacattaatTACAGCGAACATATTatacaacgtctctagacctttaaaaagcacttcctcgttggaagaacgaccttttaaactttttttcagctgaggaaatagatgatagtcggaaggagccaaatctggtgtataaagggggtgttctagtaattcaaaccctaaatcacgaattttttgcatggcaacatgagatttgtgtgcaggggcgttgtccttcaaaaacaaaacacctttggatagatagctctttccgcgtcttttgctttgtttctggatcgtatcgcgatgcttctacccttgcacgcttttggtgaacattcatttggggatccattttgcagcaatttttctcatgtccaaattgacgtgaactatatgatgaacgcgttcgtatgaaatattcagtgcttcagatatccgttttagcccaattcgacgatctgataaaatcatgtcatgaactgcatcgatattttcggggactgacgcagaaactggccttcccgatcagtcattattttcaatgaaaaatttacctcttttgaagctctcATATTATGGGGATTAGGAAATAAAGTcggtttttttcttttcagatcATGAGGAGGCACATTCAACAATGGATTTTATGGATATTATTGTCCGCTTCATTTCTTGATGTCTTTTGTGAAGATGACGAAGTAACTGGCAGAGGTAAGTTTCGAAACAATTAATTGATTACTACATAGTTACTTATAAATCTAGCTATAACTTCGAAATATGGACTGAAAATACACTTCAAGCTTCGACGGCACCAAGCTGATGAACGAGTAAAGAAATATTGTGATCTCAAATATGCTTAATTTGGAAGAATTAAATTGCCACAACCAGCTATATCAAACGGGTTATTTACTCAATCTCTTCTTACATCTATCAATTAGAGGAGCACTAATGCTAGCCATTGTTATCTCCGAGCTTTAGTGAAATTTAATAACACCTAGAGGTAATATTGGATCCGATTAGTATTTTCCAATAATCCAAGACAATTTGTGGGTATTACTTGTAGATCTGATAGCGTCAATAATTACACATTGTTAAACATTTGAACAAATAGGCAAACAATACAATCATTATTTAAAGAGTTTGAAGAGAGTATGACATACTGACCTATTAAATGAGTAGTAGTTTTATTATTAGCACGTATCAGATTGATGCAGAGTTTTGTCAGGTCCAGAAAATTTTGGAATAATTTCTGGGAGTGACTGAACATGCTCAAGAGAAATTTCAACCAAATATATGACGTGAAGACGTGGAAAGTCAAAATTTAGAGAATGATGGTGAAAATTCCcatttattaataaaaaatcaCAAGACAAATCGGGTAATAATAATGATTATCGCTGGAATACTTAGGTAAAATATTTACTTCAAGTATCGAAAGTCTAGTCCcatattttccaaattgagttgAAATGTATAAAGCATTTCTTCGATTAGAAACCAACTGCCGAATGCTTGACGAAACGTTGCCAAAATAATGGAAATAGTCCAGTAAACCTCACAATTATTTCTAGACAATGGATTGAACTCCAGTTccaaaaaatgttgaattttcgaGGTGACTATACCTACTACTACAATCCCATTCAAACTTCTTACATCTAGTGATACTTAGTATGAGTACATGTCACTAACCAAAACTCATAAGTGACACAATTAAACgtattttcatttctgaagactCATTCGTATAATTCTCATTGTTtcagaaaaaaacaaaactagTCGAGATGTGTTCGCCCCCCGTATGGACTACGACCAATGGAAACCTTTAGGAAGAGGAGATCCGCTGAAGAACGATCCAACGTATGACTACGTTCCTCCAGTTCTCGATCGCGTCCACTACTGGATAGACCCCTCTTCCAGAAAACCAGATGCTGCGCCTTCCGAAAACCACAAGACCGAAATTCTACTCCTTGGCGTTTCCTCCAAGAAACCCAGTACAGGTAGCTACTCGGCAGATTCGAGAAAAGACGTGTACGATTCTTTCATGAAATTCGTCGATGGTCCAAAGTTGAACAATCACCAAAGAATGTCGAGGCCACAATTCAACACTGATTTCTACCACACGTTCAACAGGAAGCAATTTTCAGAAAGGAACGCATACTCCAAAGGAAATGAGCAGAGAATCCCGTATACTATCCTAGTACCACCGCCTTTATCATTCAACAAACCCAGTACTTCTCAACCCCTTCCTCTCACCACATTTTCTGACGTTGTTTTTTCATCTTCTCCTCGACCTTCAGATTCATCAAATGGTCCTTCAACATCAGCTGCATTCACATCCCCTCCCCATCTGAAAGACCACCAGTCGACGTCCTCGGATATCACAATACAGCCTTCAAACCTCATTTACTCCTCGAGTAGTTACAGCAGTCCAGAAGAATGGAACAAGCCAGTTACTGAAATCACCAGGTATAAATCCACTTGGAAAACAACACCACCGTCAAATTCCCAACATTCAAATAGGAATCAGATAAATAATGACTACAAGGACATCGTATTCGCTGAGAAACCAAGTCCTGAATCCTTCATCCAGGTAGATTTCAGTTTACCAAGTTTGAATTATTCTCATAATCCTCTGTTGGAGGCTGGAAGTGACCATAACATCAATTTCATAGCTGCCCCTTCCTTCGGAAGCAACGTAGAAATAATGCATAAGGGTGAAGTGTCGGACGATAACCTTGATATCTCTAATACTTAcgtgaaaattggaaaaactgaAGCTCAGGTTCATGCTTCTGATGATGTTGCTTCATCAATAATAGCTCAACCGATAAGTGCGCCAGATATGGATAACATGAAAGTCTTTTCGCATATCGAACATCCGATGCAACCTGACATATTAACCTATACTCCACTGACGTTGCAAACCATTCAAGATATGCAGACGATGCAACCTCCTCCAATAACAATGAGTCCAATTTTCACCAAACCTAGTTCTCCAATGATAATACCAAAGAGAGAAAAACATGAAGATTCAAACGAAGTTATACCTACTAAAACCACTGAATTTAAGTCTCAGTCGTCTGATAGAATGAACGTTGAAACAACAACCGAATTCATCACCACAACCTCTACAGCCTTAACAACAGACCCACTTTTCAAACACTATAAGCAACCTTTAGAGCCTATGAGTGGGCCTTTGTATCTGATAATTCAAGGCCATTCCAAAGTGAAAACTTATGGAGCTAGCAAAGCCATCCACGGCATAGCAATCCAAGAAACAAACGAGATATCGGATGGAAGGGAAGGAAAGAAAAATTATGAGGTGGAACACCTACATCATTACCCTCCAAAAATGGAGGAGGACAAAAAGTTTCGACATGGCAGATCTGAAACCCTTCAGACCCTGAAACATGTTGTTGAGACAGGACTTGGTGCCATAAAAACGTCCGATTTTCAAGATGGCGAAACTGACGTAGACAGAGCAGATACGCAAGAAACGGAATTGCAATCTGGATTCGAGGTATCTTCAGGATCTGTTTCCGAGGAGAAATATCACAAAGGCATAGTGGAGGCTGCAAGAAAACTGAAGAATTTCAATGGAAATAGAAAACTTTGATACGACTGAATGTTTTAATTCAATTAACGATTTAAACGTTGCTAAAGAGGCtaaattcaaaaatgattgtgaTTTAAAATTAGGTTTTAAGTCttatatttaaatttatttattgttgTATGGAGtgatttttctcaataaaaacAATTTCGATGGAAATGTATTAATGAT
Proteins encoded:
- the LOC123309764 gene encoding uncharacterized protein LOC123309764 isoform X2 — its product is MDYDQWKPLGRGDPLKNDPTYDYVPPVLDRVHYWIDPSSRKPDAAPSENHKTEILLLGVSSKKPSTGSYSADSRKDVYDSFMKFVDGPKLNNHQRMSRPQFNTDFYHTFNRKQFSERNAYSKGNEQRIPYTILVPPPLSFNKPSTSQPLPLTTFSDVVFSSSPRPSDSSNGPSTSAAFTSPPHLKDHQSTSSDITIQPSNLIYSSSSYSSPEEWNKPVTEITRYKSTWKTTPPSNSQHSNRNQINNDYKDIVFAEKPSPESFIQVDFSLPSLNYSHNPLLEAGSDHNINFIAAPSFGSNVEIMHKGEVSDDNLDISNTYVKIGKTEAQVHASDDVASSIIAQPISAPDMDNMKVFSHIEHPMQPDILTYTPLTLQTIQDMQTMQPPPITMSPIFTKPSSPMIIPKREKHEDSNEVIPTKTTEFKSQSSDRMNVETTTEFITTTSTALTTDPLFKHYKQPLEPMSGPLYLIIQGHSKVKTYGASKAIHGIAIQETNEISDGREGKKNYEVEHLHHYPPKMEEDKKFRHGRSETLQTLKHVVETGLGAIKTSDFQDGETDVDRADTQETELQSGFEVSSGSVSEEKYHKGIVEAARKLKNFNGNRKL
- the LOC123309764 gene encoding uncharacterized protein LOC123309764 isoform X1, whose amino-acid sequence is MRRHIQQWILWILLSASFLDVFCEDDEVTGREKNKTSRDVFAPRMDYDQWKPLGRGDPLKNDPTYDYVPPVLDRVHYWIDPSSRKPDAAPSENHKTEILLLGVSSKKPSTGSYSADSRKDVYDSFMKFVDGPKLNNHQRMSRPQFNTDFYHTFNRKQFSERNAYSKGNEQRIPYTILVPPPLSFNKPSTSQPLPLTTFSDVVFSSSPRPSDSSNGPSTSAAFTSPPHLKDHQSTSSDITIQPSNLIYSSSSYSSPEEWNKPVTEITRYKSTWKTTPPSNSQHSNRNQINNDYKDIVFAEKPSPESFIQVDFSLPSLNYSHNPLLEAGSDHNINFIAAPSFGSNVEIMHKGEVSDDNLDISNTYVKIGKTEAQVHASDDVASSIIAQPISAPDMDNMKVFSHIEHPMQPDILTYTPLTLQTIQDMQTMQPPPITMSPIFTKPSSPMIIPKREKHEDSNEVIPTKTTEFKSQSSDRMNVETTTEFITTTSTALTTDPLFKHYKQPLEPMSGPLYLIIQGHSKVKTYGASKAIHGIAIQETNEISDGREGKKNYEVEHLHHYPPKMEEDKKFRHGRSETLQTLKHVVETGLGAIKTSDFQDGETDVDRADTQETELQSGFEVSSGSVSEEKYHKGIVEAARKLKNFNGNRKL